The following nucleotide sequence is from Candidatus Jordarchaeales archaeon.
AAAGCAAAGCCGGCAAACAAGCAGGCTATGGGGGCAAACAAAACTATCAGGCGAACCATGGAAGACGCGAAGTAAACTGTTGTTAGACCTAGAAGTATAAGAAATATGTCTTCATCCTTTCTTCTCTGAAACGCTAGGTACATTCCTACGGGGAATAACAGCACCGCTACGTGGAGATCGTAGAAGATCATAGCCCACGACGGCAACGCGTGCTCAGCAACGCTAGCCACGATAATCTCTTCTTGCCTATAGGACGGTACGACTACTGATAGATACCTGCCGCTGATGCTGAAAATCGATTGGGTGAAAGTGGACAAGGCAAGAGAGAAAAATGGGTTCATAGACGCCGCAAACGTGATTACAATTAAGATAGCTGCCAACGAAGCTACCGCTATGATGGTTATGTTCCGTTTGTTCCTAAGTTTTTCATAGAGTTGAGGGGTTTTTCTCGAAATAGCAGTTAGAAGAGGAGTTATGAATGGCTTGATTCGAGGGGCTGCTTCCAAAACCACCAGTAAAGCTAGAATCAACATTGCCGGGAGGGAGGTGCTTGAAACCATGTAGCTGCTGCCATGGAATGGAATTCTTGTCCCCACGAAGACGCCAAGCAGAACTGTGATGCTATAACTTAACAATAAGTTGGTTGAATATCTTTTCATCAACACTAACAGTACCACTGTTAAAGGGTAAATGTAAAGTAGGTACATAGAGGCGCCCCAGCTAGCTATAAATCCTCCAAGGGCTAATCCGGAAATAACTGCTGAAGAAACAGACGATTTCTTCAACGACCTTATGAAAAAGAGGAGGGAGAGAAGGAAGAAGAATAGGCCGACACATTCGTTGTCAACCAGCCCTGCTATAGATCGTTCAATGGCCCCTGGTAAGAACGAGTACATGAATGAAGAGATTAGGCCAGCCGTGTCATCTAGCACTTCTCTCCCAATGAAAAAGATTAAAACACATGATGCCGCGCCCATAACAGCTGGGAGAACATAGCATACAGTGTTTATGTCAACATTGAAACCCAAAGCTTTCAAGAAAAAGAAAAAGGCAGCGGCTGTGAATGGAACACCAGGCAAATACTTTTGCGACATATCTAATCCATGAGGATACCACATTTTCGGATTGTACCAACCAAACCACGCAGAGTAGCCGTAAATCGATATGAAGGCTGCCTGGTAGTATTGTATTGTTGAGTCATAATCGGATATGTAAGGAGGGTATAAGAAGAACGGGTAGAGTCTTAACAGGAAACCGAGAAATGTTATAAAAGAAACGCCTAAAGCAGTAAGCAGTATGCGGCGACTCACTTTAAGTTTAACTCCGCTAAGTACGGCATTAAAAAGGGAAAGCAACCTTTCCGTAGCCAGGTAGGCCGCCTCCTAACCGCTGTACATTAATCTCTGGAAGGAATTATCCTTTAAAACTTTCTTCACCGTTCCGTCGCAGATTCAGTACCTGGATTCACCATGCGGCAGCTGAGCCCCCGGAGGGCAAAAAGATTTATAAAAGGAAGTAATTTTTAGTCCCCTTGCTATGGTTTAATTAATGAATTCACGTTGAATATTTACTAAGAGAGTGAAGGGGAATATTAATGAGCAAAGAGCGCGTGAAAGATAAATGGATTACCAAAAAATGGTTTACAGTTCTTGCACCTGCATATTTCGGGAATGTTGAAATAGGGTTAACCCCAGCTGATAGCCCGGAGAAGGTCATAGGCAGAGTGATCGAGACCACTTTGTACAACATCACTGGCGACTTCTCGCTAATTCACGTCAAAATATACTTTAAGATAATTAGTGTCTCAGGAGAGGTCGCCCAGACGGAGTTCTATGGACACGAGTTTGCCAGAGACTACTTAAGAAGTCTCATAAGAAGAGGAACTAGCAAGGTCGACGGAATCTTTGACGTTACAACCAAGGATGGACGAGCTCTACGAGTATACCCCGTAGCATTTACAGTTAACAGGATTAAAACGAGCCAAGAGAAAGCTATAAGAAAAATAATGGAAGAGGTTGTGAAAAGAAAAGCGGAACAGTTAAACTACGGCGAGTTTGCCCAAGAGGCCGTGCTCGGAAAAATAGCTTCCGAAATATACAACCTAGCTAAGAAAATAGTTCCTCTAAGAAAGTGCGAAATTTGGAAAACCAAGCCAATAAAAGCACGAGCAAAAATAGGTGAAGTGCCCCAGGTGGAGGAGGCACAAGCAGCAACCTAGCCCCAGCATTTTTCCTACCTTCCATTCATACTGGTAAATACTAAATGAAAGGAAAGGTGCTTCTTCATGGATAAAAAATGTGTTAAGTGTGGTGCGTCTCAAGTTGAAGTTTTGTTGAAACAACCTGTACATGCTGGTTTTGAATACACCTATAAGTGTTTAGTATGCCATCATACTTGGAAGGAGAAGAAGCGTTTCTAGGCTTTTTG
It contains:
- a CDS encoding STT3 domain-containing protein; protein product: MSRRILLTALGVSFITFLGFLLRLYPFFLYPPYISDYDSTIQYYQAAFISIYGYSAWFGWYNPKMWYPHGLDMSQKYLPGVPFTAAAFFFFLKALGFNVDINTVCYVLPAVMGAASCVLIFFIGREVLDDTAGLISSFMYSFLPGAIERSIAGLVDNECVGLFFFLLSLLFFIRSLKKSSVSSAVISGLALGGFIASWGASMYLLYIYPLTVVLLVLMKRYSTNLLLSYSITVLLGVFVGTRIPFHGSSYMVSSTSLPAMLILALLVVLEAAPRIKPFITPLLTAISRKTPQLYEKLRNKRNITIIAVASLAAILIVITFAASMNPFFSLALSTFTQSIFSISGRYLSVVVPSYRQEEIIVASVAEHALPSWAMIFYDLHVAVLLFPVGMYLAFQRRKDEDIFLILLGLTTVYFASSMVRLIVLFAPIACLFAGFALSRIYSPLSKIVSGEQKIIVKRRYAVVKRILGRESAAAVLILTGLILFFSFSHGATVAIYSGAPQFVPRDRYGNVYLDWFEAFIFMQNKLPEDAIVASWWDYGYWIMVRGNKTTIVDNATLNTTQIALIGRALTTTNETESLQILRLFNATHVLVYFGHNDPNLHGDEGKWIWMVRIPFDVYLSTPWIFPSPPAWEYEYYTPTLTGTIYTPKFFNTTLYKLLYYHDPPPEVYPVYSEKILDYQLYQYMKQNNFPLVISYREVEAKPGWYSGWSNFSILKYFKPVFISSNHLVKIYEIDYSILDANMNITASVYTNGSGLVHVQNIGRVSFNVTAVYLNNTLCNISPVKVNPGEIIQVPFTSNLTFEIGVHVPLKIETSIPDFTREIIVEVTSES
- a CDS encoding 30S ribosomal protein S3ae → MSKERVKDKWITKKWFTVLAPAYFGNVEIGLTPADSPEKVIGRVIETTLYNITGDFSLIHVKIYFKIISVSGEVAQTEFYGHEFARDYLRSLIRRGTSKVDGIFDVTTKDGRALRVYPVAFTVNRIKTSQEKAIRKIMEEVVKRKAEQLNYGEFAQEAVLGKIASEIYNLAKKIVPLRKCEIWKTKPIKARAKIGEVPQVEEAQAAT